The genomic window GCAGTTATCCGATTATGAGAAACAGGATTAACAAACCTAGATTTCTCtccaatactccaatgtcttcatgcatgtatacaggttaatctgatttattttgatctttttacatctgtgcatgtgtaaaaaaacccaaaactaaataaacgAAAGTTACGCAGCTACAACACGAGCCTAAGGAAAAAGGTGAACAAACaatgaatgaaatgaaggataggagcaacatgtgacctattttgtagtcttattagctccctcattaggacagctaatgctgacaccgtaggcgttgccatggccaacaagacaagactggatgttctgaaaatgacaggaagtgtacgtcttattTCATGATGTATGTaggtactccgaaagaaatcaaataatggactgaaacatctaaaccaaggtttttccattattgcatttctgaagtgcatgtaaacacgtcATATCTGATTACGGCAACTGTCGGATtattcccagttatcagattgttatggtcacgtaaacaggctcactgtctCCTAGCCTGATCATCCTCATTGAGTCTGTTAAACCTGTTTTCTGAAACTTAGGTACTGAAGCTGTCAAGAACacaactcattttcttttgttttgtggaTTCAgcagatgtatatatatatatatatatatatatatatatatatatatatatataaaaaatatcgtGTTATGTAAAAATAATCTGAACAGAGATACATCACTTTTGATTAACATCATTTTCATTATGGGTAAATGccacatacacaaaaacaaatggaaaaaacaacagccAAACTTAAACTGtcttaaaaacaaactaaaaatagtctcctgaataaatattgcattattatGGCAATATCTTGAGTTTTTTTGTAAGTGTTCATGTACTGTATGCAGTGCCTTGCCATTTCCTGTTGTCTCTATGAGAAATTgtattttttgcaataataataataataaaaaaataaaaataaaaaaaaagaacctggAGCAGTTTAATGTTAGCGGCTGCGGCAGAGGACGCCTTTCTGTAGGCTCCGCTTCCAGAGTCACCACCCCCTTCGCTAagtttaattggatgctgtggttaaatatttctacatGTTTACGTTTTTTTATCCTTTGTTGTAATGGAAGCTCTGGAACTGTTGTAAATGATCCTAGTTTCGTCTCTGCTGGTGAAATACAACCATACTTTAGAGATTTCTGaaccaaaatatggaaatgacctAATGATGTATTCATTTGATgcagggatgcaaattattgattaatccattaatcattagttggctgaccttatcgattgattaatgattaattaataagcagcgattttcctgagtgcctaaatttctctttcgatagggtctttAAGAATAAAAGCCAAATATTGTTTctgtacttcatgaaaaaagcatgtcatattccctaatgactgatttattgtaccattggatacagtacaggcgatgacatttatggagtagaactaaagaaaatctgcagagaaattcaagaaaataaatggatctgaagaggggcagtttagaagaactgggcatttctgactttgcatcactacctgacatgatggagcgagatttcagcagAGAACCACCGCCGCCACATCTGCCATTATTTAActtcagcgatgaagcctagtttgggcagtggtaccccctactgtcaacaccacaaatcccaccgtggaaaagggcaattaactgacaattaataatttaattgagaaaattcttattgacaattaattgatagtcgattattTGTTTACGTCCCTAATTTAATGTAATGACATTGTGGAACTAATAAGTGGAATCATTAAGCAAACAGACTAACGATTCCAAAAAAATTCAGCCAAtgggttctcaattcccatcgcCAGCCCCAGCCCTTACCCCCTTCACTACAAAGTATAAGAAAATGCActctgaaatgaacatgattgcTTATTTACATTTGGTATCAGGCTGTTGGCTTCTGCTCCAATAACTCAACATTTGTGCagtgcttgttgttgttgttgcgaCCACTTTTGAGAGGCTGCAGTCACTAAGAGGATGCCGTGGATCCACAAGAAACATATCCTTATCAGGAGGGTCTGTTGGAGAAATCCCCAAGCGTTTTAGACACATACCGAGGTAGGCGTCTTCAATGTAGATGGGTTTAATCTGATGTGAAACTCCTAGGATCTTCCTAGGAAGGTCCAAGGACATGATGTAGCCCATACCCAGAGGGTACGGAGGGTATTCAGACTCAGCTATCACGCTCCAGGGCATATAGAACTTATTGAATGGGTTTCTTAAAACTGGGCTATGCCACCACACCAAACCTGTCATATAGTTTTCTTTGGCTGTCTTGGGATCCAGCAACAGTTTAATCAGATTGTTCACATGGAGCAACATATCCGAGTCGATCTTCATAACATAGGAAACTTGGTCACAGTTTGCTGCCAGCCACTCCAGCATCATCATAGTCTTGATGGTCAGATTGCGATAAGTGTCCTTGAAGTCACTCTGGATTAAATCATGATGTTGCTGGTTCTCTTGTCTGAGCTTCTCCTGCTGCTGCTCAGCTCCTTCTCCTCCAGGAAGACCCAGGAAGAAGAGGGTCCGGACCATCTTACCCAGAACCAGCGTCTCACCTCCCCACGTCCTCCGGATGTCATTGCGAGCTGCCACGTTACCCGTCCCCACCGGGACCGCCAGGATCACAAACGGGTTTATGCTCCTACATACCTGCGTGTCATCCATTATGATTTTGTAGTTTCGAGGATAGGCCACATGGTACGGACCAGGGTCCTCCCATTTTGGTTCTTCTGGTGCTGCTGCTGAAGGGGCCATTTTAAAAACTTGGACTGGAGCTGGCCACCTCACAGGATCCCTTTCATAGTTAAAATAGATCATAAAGATGGTCCCTGCTCCCAGGCAGCAGGCGACAAAGCTCGTGAAGCTGCGTCTCGACTTGTAATCCATTAAACCTAGACACAAAACAGACCCACGTTAGCATTAGCAAAGTAACAGGtttacaggtacatctcaaaaaatttgaatatcatgaaaaagtacaatattttttgtcactcatttcagaaagtgaaacccatatatcaTACAGACTTATTagacagagtgaaatatttcaagcctttattttctgaaattttgatgattatggcttacaggtaatgaaaacccaaaattcagtctcagaaaattagaatattacaTAAGATCaataaaaaaggatattttaaacagaaatgtcaggcttccgaaaagtatgttcatttctatgtactcagtACTTGGTTGGTTCTCCTTTTATACAAATTACTGCATTAATGCAACGTGGCATGGAGGCATtaagcctgtggcactgctcaggtgaatggaagcccaggttgctttGATAGCAGCTTTCAGGTCATCTGCGTTTGTTGGATCTAGTGTCTCATCTTTCTCTTGACAATACCCCTTAGATTATTTACAGGTTTCAAGTCAGGCGAGTTTTCTGGCCAGTTATGCACAAtaacaccatggtcattgaaccagcttttgatacctttggcagtgtgggcaggtaccatgtcctgctggaaaatgaaatcagcatctacataaagcttgtcagcagaaggaagcatgaagtgctctaaaatgtcctggtagatggggctgttgactgtggacttcagaaaacacagcggaccaacaccagcagatgccatggcagaacaaaccagcactgacagtggaaagtccaaagtcctcttttcagatgaaagtcaattttgcatgtcatttggaaatcaaagtccaagagtctggaggaagagtggagaggcacaGAATCCACATTGCTTGAAGTTCAGTATGAAGTTTCCTTGAAATGATCAATCGCAGAATCACATCAGAGGTGTTTGGATGGAGATACATTTTCCTGTACTAGATCAATTCACTGTCACCAggaactcacaaaaaaaaaaaccaaaaaaaaaacaacctcatgaCTTGTCCAAAATTGTAGATGTTAACACTGGTACCAAAtttagaagggaaaaaaaaaaaaaaaaaaggaaaaaagtttattttaaaaCACTCATCACATCATCATCTTACTCTATTACACATTTGTATTCACTGAAACACTAATTTAATCATAATTAGCATATGACATATAGAGTTAtgacaaagacccaaacacaacACAGTCTAACTACTGTGATCGATGTCATAACACTTAATACAACATGCATTATAGCTCAATTTAAAACTGGAATTACTAACTATTCTACTTCTCAATGTAAGCATTAATCATACTccactaggtttttttttttggttttattatcATTTCTATGCATTTACTCTATTATATTTAGCTCTAAGATACCAGAAGTCATGTTTGAAGTGTAAAATGATGAAACTCAGACATGCAATCCATAATATGAGATGGcggtggctactgccacagtactgtggcacaaaatatcagtttgtctattgccacagaaccGATCAAAtgatccaaattctgcactctgaatgttgcCCCAGTGGcggatttatattcatcaaaaacctgggcaaattcctcatatgaggcaaaacagtcactacatttcatgttgtttcccTGCATGCTGAAAGTATGAATAAACCAGTTTCTGGTAACTGTCTGGTACCCTGTCCTTTTCCTGTAAGCGGATAGAAACATGGCATGTgtgatgcttattgccacagtactgtggcagcagggcgacaggttaccagtctacgcAGGATAGAACAAGGGTGCtgtttggctctgtggtaacagacaaataagaaagttagtcccacagtactgtagcGATAGCCACTTCAGTATGATATTTATTTGGAGATCATATCCTCCTCTAACAGGTTTCACCACATTTGACCATTGAAAGCGTGACTGGAGATGGAACAGCACAGGTGAGACTACAGTATCATGTTTTGACAGACCTTGCTTTGTGGCATGTGAAAGGGAGTGGCAGTCCCCTAGAAGCCAAACCAAGCACAAATTCAACTTCACATCCTTGCATTCAGATTCAGTTAAAGCCTGTATAGAACTGAGGACAATTCTCCAGTTTGTCAATAGTAAAGTTCAATCAAATCTAATAACATAGGTGAATATCACAACTGAATGCTGTTAATGcttataaaaatgaatgaaattaacgTTATAAATCTCTGtttaaatacactgttgcctGTAAAGTTGCAATAATTCAGTTTTCAGACACAGTTctctatttatttctatttctacgaatcagtaatcacctttgaccagatacAATGATAACAtacagtcccagttacactttatcaagaataaatcacattgtcacaatcatttcatgagaaggaaaaatatttgattccaacTTGATTGGCAACAGTGTATATACTAAATACAGTTGACAAAATACAATGTATTTGTGACAACTGTTTTACTCCTGATGGTTTTAGTCTTCAGTCCCTTTTTAATCCCCATTTTACACAATACTTGCTTCAAATGCATAGGTTCTCACCTTTCAATCAATCAACTGAACATCTTTCACACACTTGTCAAATTATACATAACAGCTAGATTTAGCATTTAACCACACACTTCATAACGAGCACACAAACCACGTTTGGGTCAAGAGAAAGCAGAAGTAAAAGTCAGGTCTACTCTTTTTTGCAGAATATTTcttatattcatatttgttctattTTTCAGATTATTCTATTATACTAATATAGCCAGAAAGTCTGTCATTTACAGTAATATTACAGCAGCATCTTGCCTGACAACACCCTTAGCCCTATACCTTGTCTGACGTCTGATCGGGTTAAGTTCAAATCAGTTTTGTTGTTGTGAAGGTGTGTACGCAACACAAAAATTATCAGTAATTATTTCTGCGATGCATTAAAAATAAGGAAGGAGCCTGTTTTAAgattaaagaggaaaaaaatactcaAGTACAGATGCATTAAAACTATAACTAGCATCGGGAGGTGTTAAATGTCTTCTAGTGTGACTATGAAGAATTTCCTTCCCCAAACTGGGCGCCTGTGTGCACAAATCATGACCAACGGCGATCTTCAGTGTGACGATTAAAAGACAAATCAAGCTTTTTCTACACACACCTAGATCAAATCTACACTGAGCCTGAAACAATCCAACACAGTAGAAAAGAGAACCATGAAGAACACAAAATAAATCTAAGTACCCATTCAGAAAAGAGGCAGAGCCAGGATCTCCGCACAGAGGCTTTCAGCTCTAAATGTGGCATTAGGAGAGAATCCACTGACTGTAAACAGTTTGGAACCCCAGTAGACTACAGCCACAACAACCGGAATGATGGACGTCCAGTAATTATTGCTCAGTATTGTCCAAGTATAGGCATAGAGACGAGCATGCACTTAGTCCGTTAGTCGTTCATATCATACTGCAAAGCAGCCTGTTTAACATCAGGAAACGACACTAGACTGGGAGGGGTTTCAGATATGTTTAGAGCTGAAATACTCACAGGAAGTAGTTAAGTCAGGAAATGTCATCAACTGTTTCcttaaacagacaaaccctgattaCAACCCTTCTAGCTCCATTTTATACTGAACATGTTGAacacaacaggggtgtcaaactcgccttgttcagggccacattcagcctaatgtgatctgaagtgggctgaactagtcaaataacaacagtgaaagaagtacaattacattatgtgTAACGGATAGAGTTTCAGGTCGTCAAGTTGCTATGGTAACACAGCAGTTTATTAACctgataattttattttcagttttttgggttaattttattttgcacttcaTTATTGAAAAATCTGATTTGTTGTAACGTAAGTTGTTTTAAGTCAAATAATTATTTTGCACTAAGTTCGTCCTGGTCAAAGTTCACATACAGTCATGTGGCCTCAACACGGAAGCGAAGGACAATGCGggaggaaaggacagatctggcGGGTCCGAACAGAGAAAACTATACCCCGTCCCGTTTTTCTGTTGGTTATCCAGGCGAACATGGTAacagtgacttttaatttatgtttacagtgttttgtatgaatgacatttaagtgaaacattgtttaattttctgtttgtctttagTTTTTACGGTGTTTTCACGGTGTACCATCTatcttctgtgaagaataaacttgctgtggacatcagtacgaagcgtggacacatttaataaccagcagttatattatgaaaatgtttacatcaacaaagtttccttaaaaaggaatgtgaataacatgaacaacctgaaatccaATCCAATTTCATTTGTAAAGTATTTTAAAATAACAGCAAGGTTGGCCAAAGTACTGTCTACATTTgtaatacataaatacacatattactaggaagcagaaaaataaaaaaaaatacaataaaaaactgtcttaagaaaaataaagaaatgtcttaagaaaaatatctgcaattttcatatgtttatcatttacacttgtgctttacaacttagagatcacagtggctctaaaatacacaaaacatttagtaacaggcagaatattgttaacattacacttctcttcagacatttcaaattgttcatattttgttcaggttattcacatttttgtgaaaggacagtttgtaaatgtaagcattttcctGGAAATGTacttgtttttgcactaaaatgaagagaacattttgtagttgtcattatttataagttattattacagtactttactgatctgacccacttgagatccgtttggtctgtatgtggcccctgaactgaaccaactgttaatatcttcagtgtaatttttgcacttcacaaattcattccatgggccggattgggaTCGGGTCgggtcatttctgcaaacattacaagacagtgacagcaacagttccagtgaggacagtgagtcaacaatctcaggtccaatgtggtctacagggtctgtaaggtccacctctgcatgaacagtgagtgtacctgctttgttaggtaccatgaagaaaTGGTAcgaatgtaaggaatgatgttcagggataatgtggatgttgacaggggtctggatcagcacttatgttggtctaatgttctaatagtgatgttctttatatgtttttcttgtattatatatatattcaattcaACTTCATTTATAGagtacatttcatgcacaaggcagactcaatgtgctacacaacaggtatataacaaaaaaaaaaccaaaaaacaaaacaaatatgtatatatatatatatatatatacatacacatatacacacacacatacacacacatatatatatatatatatatatatatatatatatatatatatacatacatacatacatatacatacacacagacacacacacacacacacagcttggatttttttttttgccacttatgagtaatgtggtggaaaaacatttccataacagtaaggaaccaaatacagtaacttcattgtccttgattttctaaataacaataaaatattttgaaaaatttcgcacaagtaatgagttttttttttttatgtcctccATTAACACACTAcagttgaaatttagaatttcagagtatttcgagcgggttgtccaataaccaaagggttggcggtttgaatcccgctcagtccatgtgctgttgcgtccttgggcaagacacttcaccctccttgcctccagtgctgctactcacactggtgtatgaatgtgtatgaattgttcggtggtggtcggaggggctgtaggtgcgaattggcagccacgcttccgtcagtctgccccaggacagctgtggatacagatgtagtttaccaccaccagagggggagtgtgagagcgaatgaataatggagccACCGTACACGCTTTgaatatgcattcatagaaaagcgctacataaatctaatccatcattattattattattattattattattattattattattattattattattatcattatttctatgagtgccc from Sphaeramia orbicularis chromosome 1, fSphaOr1.1, whole genome shotgun sequence includes these protein-coding regions:
- the LOC115415338 gene encoding beta-1,3-galactosyltransferase 5-like isoform X3; translation: MDYKSRRSFTSFVACCLGAGTIFMIYFNYERDPVRWPAPVQVFKMAPSAAAPEEPKWEDPGPYHVAYPRNYKIIMDDTQVCRSINPFVILAVPVGTGNVAARNDIRRTWGGETLVLGKMVRTLFFLGLPGGEGAEQQQEKLRQENQQHHDLIQSDFKDTYRNLTIKTMMMLEWLAANCDQVSYVMKIDSDMLLHVNNLIKLLLDPKTAKENYMTGLVWWHSPVLRNPFNKFYMPWSVIAESEYPPYPLGMGYIMSLDLPRKILGVSHQIKPIYIEDAYLGMCLKRLGISPTDPPDKDMFLVDPRHPLSDCSLSKVVATTTTSTAQMLSYWSRSQQPDTKCK
- the LOC115415338 gene encoding beta-1,3-galactosyltransferase 5-like isoform X2, with amino-acid sequence MGLMDYKSRRSFTSFVACCLGAGTIFMIYFNYERDPVRWPAPVQVFKMAPSAAAPEEPKWEDPGPYHVAYPRNYKIIMDDTQVCRSINPFVILAVPVGTGNVAARNDIRRTWGGETLVLGKMVRTLFFLGLPGGEGAEQQQEKLRQENQQHHDLIQSDFKDTYRNLTIKTMMMLEWLAANCDQVSYVMKIDSDMLLHVNNLIKLLLDPKTAKENYMTGLVWWHSPVLRNPFNKFYMPWSVIAESEYPPYPLGMGYIMSLDLPRKILGVSHQIKPIYIEDAYLGMCLKRLGISPTDPPDKDMFLVDPRHPLSDCSLSKVVATTTTSTAQMLSYWSRSQQPDTKCK
- the LOC115415338 gene encoding beta-1,3-galactosyltransferase 5-like isoform X1, which gives rise to MSYLSGLMDYKSRRSFTSFVACCLGAGTIFMIYFNYERDPVRWPAPVQVFKMAPSAAAPEEPKWEDPGPYHVAYPRNYKIIMDDTQVCRSINPFVILAVPVGTGNVAARNDIRRTWGGETLVLGKMVRTLFFLGLPGGEGAEQQQEKLRQENQQHHDLIQSDFKDTYRNLTIKTMMMLEWLAANCDQVSYVMKIDSDMLLHVNNLIKLLLDPKTAKENYMTGLVWWHSPVLRNPFNKFYMPWSVIAESEYPPYPLGMGYIMSLDLPRKILGVSHQIKPIYIEDAYLGMCLKRLGISPTDPPDKDMFLVDPRHPLSDCSLSKVVATTTTSTAQMLSYWSRSQQPDTKCK